From Amycolatopsis sp. WQ 127309:
AACCGGCCGGCGGCCGCGGTTGTGCGGAAACTGCCGCGCACCTCTGCCGCTGGGCGGGAACTGCGGTAAACCCGGGCAGTGCTCGGCTCGGACCGCGAGCCCGTCAGCCGAGCTTTTCGGCGGCGTCCGCCAGATCTTCCGGCGTGGGCGCGTCGTCCTGCGTGAGCTTGCGGCGCCAGTAGCCGGTGAACTCGATGTCCCGTTTGCCGAGCCCGCGGTCGCCCACCAGGTGCCGCCGCAGCGCCCGGACCATCCCCGCCTCGCCGGCGAGCCACGCCGAGACCGAGCCGTCGCCGAGTTTCGCCTCGCGCACCGCGTCCAGCAGCGCAGCCCCGTGCGGGGCGCCGTCCCGGTGCAGCCAGTGGACGTCGCCAGGCAGCGGTTGCTCCTCGGCCGCGTCCGGGACCTCCAGGAACACGACTGCGTTGTCGACTTCGGACAACAAGGAGGAGACCGCGGGGATCGCCGTCTCGTCCCCGGCCAGCAGCACGGTGTCGGCCACGGGGAGCGGACGGCGGTAGGCCGCGTCCGGGCCGTACCGGCCGAGGACGTCATCCGGAGCCGCCGTGCGGGCCCAGCTCGTGGCCGGGCCGCCCGCGTCGCCGTGCAGGACGAAGTCGACGTCGATCTCGGCGAGCGCCGGGCGCCGGTCGCGCACCGTGTAGCTGCGCATCACCGGTCGTTCTTCGGCCGGGATTGCCAGGAATGCCTGATACCAGCGCATGACGTCGCCGTCGGCGGGAGGCAGGCGCACCGGGCGTCCCGGCGGCGGGAACATCAGCTTCAGCTGCTGGTCCGGCCACGCCTCCAAGACTTCCAAGCCCTCGCCGGTGAAGGTGACGCGCACCGTGCGCGGGGTCACCCGGCGGACCGCCGTCACTTCGAGCAGGCCCGTCACGGCTTCCCCAGGTACTCGCGCAGGTGGCGGGCGGTCAGGGTGGTGGCGTCGGCGACCAGCGAAGCCGGCGTGCCCTCGAAGACCACGCGGCCGCCGTCGTGGCCGGCGCCGGGGCCGAGGTCGATCAGCCAGTCGGCGTGGGCCATCACGGCCTGGTGGTGCTCGATGACGATCACCGTGTTGCCCGCGTCGACGATCCGGTCGAGCAGCGCGAGCAGCTGGTCGACGTCGGCCAGGTGCAGGCCGGTGGTCGGCTCGTCGAGGATGTACGTCGAGCCGTGTTCGGCCATCCGGATCGCCAGCTTGAGCCGTTGCCGCTCACCGCCGGACAAGGTCGTGAGCGGCTGCCCGAGCGTCAGGTAGCCGAGGCCGACGTCGGCGAGCCGGTTCAGCACCGCCCGCGCGTTGCCGGACGGGAAGAACTCGCGCGCCTCGGTCACCGGCATCGCGAGCACCTCGCTGATGTTCTTGCCCCGCAAGGTGTACGTCAGCACTTCGGGCGTGAAGCGCTTGCCTTCGCACTCCTCGCAGACCGACGCGACGCCGGCCATCATCGCCAGGTCCGTGTAGACGAGCCCGAGGCCCTTGCACTTCGGGCAGGCACCTTCGGAGTTGGCGCTGAACAGGCTCGCCTTGACCCCGTTGGCCTTGGCGAACGCCGTCCGGATCGGGTCGAGCACGCCGGTGTAGGTGGCCGGGTTCGAGCGCCGCGAACCGCGGATCGCCGACTGGTCGACCACCACGACGCCGTCGCGGTGGGCCAGGGAGCCGTGGATCAGTGACGACTTCCCGGACCCGGCGACACCGGTGACCACGGTCAGCACGCCGAGCGGGACGTCGACGCTGACGTCGCGCAGGTTGTGCAGGCTGGCGCCGGTGATCCGGAGGTGCCCG
This genomic window contains:
- a CDS encoding siderophore-interacting protein — encoded protein: MTGLLEVTAVRRVTPRTVRVTFTGEGLEVLEAWPDQQLKLMFPPPGRPVRLPPADGDVMRWYQAFLAIPAEERPVMRSYTVRDRRPALAEIDVDFVLHGDAGGPATSWARTAAPDDVLGRYGPDAAYRRPLPVADTVLLAGDETAIPAVSSLLSEVDNAVVFLEVPDAAEEQPLPGDVHWLHRDGAPHGAALLDAVREAKLGDGSVSAWLAGEAGMVRALRRHLVGDRGLGKRDIEFTGYWRRKLTQDDAPTPEDLADAAEKLG